Proteins from a single region of Hymenobacter aquaticus:
- a CDS encoding BamA/TamA family outer membrane protein produces MRFLYPALASLLLAGAARAQTAPVIPDIALPEAPAATGASLAPTVTSKEDKPNFIPVPVLFYQQETGFGYGGAILPVWRFGQDTTVRKSNARLIAWYTQKKQSTIQLTHTIFTPDEKFYLAGELSQYDLSFFYYGLGNATKSSDESTIGYKLFVFDEKVMPRITAHNLYAGVRYRLTNTTKVRVIEDISETRPSLFRQLPAQEQSGGLVSGIGPSVLYEGRDNVLATYRGIYLDAHALFMTKGLGSDYKFQRYQLDLRYFRPLLGSNKTILALQYLGQFHAGSVPFRELAGIGANIGGSLYNNAGLMRGLYESRFRGRQMMTTQAEIRQRLFWRIDGAAFLGAGQVGDKVGEYSLRDTKLAGGAGLRFRFNRRDRLNIRLDYAGGTDTAPSIYFAVGEAF; encoded by the coding sequence ATGCGTTTCCTGTACCCTGCGCTGGCCTCGTTGCTGCTGGCCGGCGCTGCCCGCGCCCAAACGGCCCCCGTTATTCCCGACATTGCCCTGCCCGAGGCTCCCGCCGCTACCGGCGCTTCGCTCGCGCCCACCGTGACCAGCAAGGAAGACAAGCCCAACTTTATTCCGGTGCCGGTGCTGTTTTACCAGCAGGAAACCGGGTTCGGCTACGGCGGGGCCATTCTGCCGGTATGGCGCTTCGGCCAGGATACCACCGTGCGCAAGTCTAACGCCCGCCTGATTGCCTGGTACACCCAGAAAAAGCAGAGCACCATCCAGCTCACCCACACCATTTTTACCCCCGACGAGAAGTTCTACCTGGCCGGCGAGCTAAGCCAGTACGACCTGTCGTTCTTCTACTACGGGCTGGGCAACGCCACCAAATCCAGCGACGAATCGACGATTGGCTACAAGCTGTTCGTGTTTGATGAGAAGGTGATGCCCCGCATTACGGCCCACAACCTCTACGCCGGGGTGCGCTACCGCCTCACCAATACTACCAAGGTGCGGGTCATTGAGGACATCAGTGAGACGCGGCCCAGCCTGTTTCGGCAGCTGCCCGCCCAGGAGCAGAGCGGCGGCCTGGTGTCGGGCATCGGCCCCTCGGTGCTCTACGAAGGCCGCGACAACGTGCTGGCTACCTACCGCGGTATCTACCTCGATGCCCACGCCCTGTTCATGACCAAGGGCCTGGGCAGTGACTACAAGTTTCAGCGCTACCAGTTGGATTTGCGCTACTTCCGGCCGCTGCTGGGCTCCAACAAAACCATTCTGGCCCTGCAATACCTGGGGCAGTTTCACGCCGGTAGTGTCCCGTTCCGGGAGCTGGCGGGCATTGGGGCCAACATTGGCGGCTCACTCTACAACAACGCCGGCCTGATGCGCGGCCTCTACGAATCCCGGTTCCGGGGCCGGCAGATGATGACCACGCAGGCCGAAATCCGCCAGCGCCTGTTCTGGCGCATCGACGGGGCCGCCTTCCTGGGCGCCGGGCAGGTCGGCGACAAAGTGGGTGAGTACAGCCTGCGCGACACCAAGCTGGCCGGCGGGGCCGGATTGCGCTTCCGCTTCAACCGCCGCGACCGGCTCAACATCCGCCTCGACTACGCGGGCGGCACCGATACGGCCCCGAGCATCTACTTCGCGGTAGGGGAGGCCTTCTAA
- a CDS encoding geranylgeranylglycerol-phosphate geranylgeranyltransferase: MARSSSGQVAAASAGPGGWPSLLRLIRFPNLLIMALTLALVQSCLLRPEAPRAALLSAGFVLLLVAALSIAAAGYIINDYYDVKIDVINRPDRLVVGRVINRRHAMLAHLVLSGVGVGLAGVLSPVLGAVNLGSALLLWGYSARFKRLPLVGNLSIALLTAALVLLPELQLRTGTTPVWVYALAAFLLTVVREIVKDVEDMRGDAEHDCHTLPIVWGVARTKWAIGFFLLCLVLLVAGGAWHSWQSGNWTLSSWLLITVLLPSLGMGRYLVRADRRHHFARLSAWCKWIMLTGVLSMILAAWG; encoded by the coding sequence ATGGCGCGTTCATCTTCCGGGCAGGTAGCGGCGGCTTCGGCCGGGCCGGGCGGCTGGCCGTCGTTGCTGCGCCTGATCCGCTTCCCCAACCTGCTCATCATGGCCCTGACGCTGGCCTTGGTGCAGAGCTGCTTGCTGCGGCCCGAGGCGCCGCGCGCCGCGCTGCTGTCGGCGGGCTTCGTGCTGCTGCTGGTCGCGGCCCTGAGCATTGCCGCCGCCGGCTATATTATCAATGATTATTACGACGTCAAGATTGACGTTATCAACCGGCCCGACCGTCTGGTGGTGGGCCGCGTAATCAACCGGCGCCACGCCATGCTGGCCCACTTGGTGCTGTCGGGCGTGGGCGTGGGGCTGGCCGGCGTGCTGTCGCCGGTGCTGGGCGCGGTAAACCTGGGCTCGGCGCTGCTGCTCTGGGGCTACTCGGCCCGCTTCAAGCGGCTGCCGCTGGTGGGCAACCTCAGCATTGCCCTGCTCACGGCCGCCCTGGTGCTATTACCCGAGCTGCAGCTGCGCACCGGCACCACCCCGGTGTGGGTGTATGCCCTGGCGGCTTTTCTGCTGACGGTGGTGCGCGAAATCGTGAAGGACGTGGAAGACATGCGCGGCGACGCCGAGCACGACTGCCATACGCTGCCCATCGTGTGGGGCGTGGCCCGTACCAAGTGGGCCATTGGGTTTTTTCTGCTGTGCCTGGTGCTGCTGGTGGCGGGCGGGGCCTGGCACAGCTGGCAAAGCGGCAACTGGACGCTGAGCAGCTGGCTGCTCATCACGGTGCTGCTGCCCAGCCTGGGAATGGGCCGCTACCTGGTCCGCGCTGACCGGCGTCACCACTTCGCCCGCCTCAGCGCCTGGTGCAAGTGGATTATGCTCACTGGGGTGCTGTCGATGATCCTGGCCGCCTGGGGCTAA
- a CDS encoding cold-shock protein, with amino-acid sequence MKTGTVKFYNESKGYGFITEDGTKEDFFVHVTGLNGGQIQQNDRVEFDTQEGRKGVNAVNVKKL; translated from the coding sequence ATGAAAACAGGAACCGTAAAATTCTATAATGAGTCGAAGGGCTACGGCTTCATTACAGAAGATGGCACGAAGGAAGACTTCTTCGTCCATGTAACCGGCCTTAACGGGGGCCAGATCCAACAGAATGACCGCGTGGAGTTTGACACGCAGGAAGGCCGCAAGGGTGTGAATGCGGTAAACGTAAAGAAACTGTAG
- a CDS encoding KdsC family phosphatase has protein sequence MSSTGTGPDLAAIKAFIFDVDGVLTDGTLLALNSGEQARAFHIRDGYAIRHALARGYRVIVISGREEEGVRRRLESLDVHDIYLGVADKMKIFNNYINTYRLDPAHIAYMGDDMPDIEVMRRCAVAACPTDAAADVQQICNYKAALPGGHGAVRELVEAVMKAQKTWY, from the coding sequence ATGAGTAGCACCGGTACCGGCCCCGATCTGGCCGCCATTAAGGCCTTTATCTTCGACGTCGACGGCGTGCTGACCGACGGCACCCTGCTGGCGCTGAACTCCGGCGAGCAGGCCCGCGCCTTCCACATCCGCGACGGGTACGCCATCCGGCACGCGCTGGCCCGCGGCTACCGGGTTATCGTCATTTCGGGGCGCGAGGAAGAGGGCGTGCGGCGCCGCCTCGAGTCGCTGGACGTGCACGACATCTACCTGGGCGTGGCCGACAAGATGAAGATCTTCAACAACTACATCAACACCTACCGCCTCGACCCGGCCCACATTGCCTACATGGGCGACGACATGCCCGATATCGAGGTGATGCGCCGCTGCGCCGTGGCTGCCTGCCCCACCGATGCCGCCGCCGATGTGCAGCAAATCTGCAACTACAAAGCCGCCCTGCCGGGTGGGCACGGCGCCGTGCGCGAGCTGGTGGAGGCCGTCATGAAGGCCCAGAAAACCTGGTACTAA
- a CDS encoding DoxX family protein, with product MNSSYASYAFALLRIVAGLLFALHGSQKLLGFPGDGQTVELGSLMGVAGIIELVGGLLIAVGLFARGAAFLASGQMAVAYFMAHFPKSPLPLLNQGEPAVLFCFIFLFIAAHGAGIWSLDELRGRRAIG from the coding sequence ATGAATTCATCCTACGCATCCTACGCCTTTGCCCTGCTGCGCATCGTGGCGGGCCTGCTCTTTGCCCTGCACGGCAGCCAGAAGCTGCTGGGCTTCCCCGGCGACGGGCAAACGGTAGAGCTGGGTTCCCTGATGGGCGTGGCTGGCATCATCGAGCTGGTCGGCGGCCTGCTGATTGCCGTGGGCCTGTTTGCCCGCGGGGCGGCGTTTCTGGCCAGCGGCCAGATGGCGGTGGCCTACTTTATGGCCCATTTCCCGAAAAGCCCGCTGCCGCTGCTCAACCAGGGCGAGCCGGCCGTGCTGTTCTGCTTTATCTTCCTCTTCATTGCCGCCCACGGGGCCGGTATCTGGAGCCTGGACGAGCTGCGGGGCCGCCGCGCCATTGGGTAG
- a CDS encoding LytR/AlgR family response regulator transcription factor has product MTQLKCIAVDDEPLALGMVAAFIEKTPFLTLVGKYSSGVEALRSLHEHPDLDLLFLDIQMPELTGLELARVLDRGQPGSGPRIIFTTAFNQYALEGYRVDALDYLVKPFSYEEFLRAATKAKAYAELSQAPPPAPVAPAEEEFLFLKVEYELVRVTLDDILYVEGLKDYVKVHLRSATRPLLSLMSLKAMEEKLPARRFLRIHRSFIVALDKIEAVRRNTVQIGAATLAVSEQYKEAFMQFMSRWT; this is encoded by the coding sequence ATGACCCAGTTGAAGTGTATTGCCGTCGACGACGAACCCCTGGCCCTGGGCATGGTGGCGGCTTTTATCGAGAAAACGCCGTTTCTGACCCTGGTGGGCAAGTATTCGAGCGGGGTAGAAGCCCTGCGCAGCCTGCACGAGCATCCCGATCTGGACCTGCTCTTTCTCGACATTCAGATGCCCGAGCTGACCGGCCTGGAGCTGGCCCGGGTGCTGGACCGCGGCCAGCCCGGCAGCGGCCCACGCATCATTTTCACCACGGCCTTCAACCAGTACGCCCTGGAAGGCTACCGCGTCGATGCCCTCGACTACCTGGTGAAGCCCTTCAGCTACGAGGAATTTCTCAGGGCCGCCACCAAGGCCAAAGCTTACGCCGAACTGAGCCAGGCCCCGCCGCCCGCGCCGGTAGCCCCGGCCGAGGAAGAGTTCCTGTTTCTGAAAGTGGAATACGAGTTGGTGCGCGTGACCCTGGACGACATTCTGTACGTGGAAGGCCTAAAAGACTACGTGAAGGTGCACCTGCGCAGCGCCACCCGGCCGCTGCTCTCATTGATGAGCCTCAAGGCTATGGAGGAAAAGCTGCCGGCCCGCCGGTTTTTGCGCATTCACCGCTCCTTCATCGTGGCCCTGGATAAGATTGAGGCCGTGCGCCGCAACACTGTGCAGATCGGGGCGGCTACGCTGGCCGTCAGTGAGCAGTACAAGGAAGCCTTTATGCAGTTTATGAGCCGCTGGACCTGA
- the iscX gene encoding Fe-S cluster assembly protein IscX — protein sequence MTHFELPIHWNDHEDIAMALYEKFGNEFDEAKIYRIRFTDLLEWVLTLPNFVGTREQANEGHLEQIQAKWVYEWRDNQN from the coding sequence ATGACTCATTTTGAACTCCCCATTCACTGGAACGACCACGAGGACATTGCTATGGCCCTCTATGAAAAGTTCGGGAATGAGTTTGATGAAGCCAAAATCTACCGCATCCGCTTCACCGACCTGCTGGAGTGGGTGCTGACCCTGCCCAACTTCGTGGGTACCCGCGAGCAGGCCAACGAAGGCCACCTGGAGCAGATTCAGGCCAAGTGGGTGTACGAGTGGCGCGACAACCAAAACTAA
- a CDS encoding BamA/TamA family outer membrane protein, with amino-acid sequence MRLLYLLLLGSFLATRAYGQTAAPVAEAPAAEPAKAEKPSFLPFPIVFSQPETGIGYGLAVLPVWRFGQDTTVRKSNARLLAWRTQNNQSLVQLNHNVFTAGERFLVAGELSYYYKFPINYYGFGPNTSRADKSVIEYKVLVYNQRVLRQVRRNLFAGLQYRLTNLRDVHVNQDIAEGTPTERPSLLLQRPEREYRQNSLVSGLGPTLLYDGRDNILSTFRGNYLELSALFNGAALGSDYRFSRFLLDARHFQPLSKTSKTILATQLLGQFQSGPVPFRELANLGGDKVLRGYYDGRYRDRQLLAVQAELRRPLFWRFNGVVFGSLGQVGNTVAELTQNELKATGGAGLRFKYNRRDRLNIRFDYGFGRDGSSGFYFSIGEAF; translated from the coding sequence ATGCGTCTTTTGTACCTTCTGCTGCTCGGCAGCTTTCTGGCGACGCGCGCCTATGGCCAAACGGCCGCGCCGGTTGCCGAGGCCCCGGCCGCGGAACCGGCCAAGGCCGAAAAGCCCAGCTTTCTGCCCTTCCCGATTGTGTTTTCCCAGCCCGAAACCGGGATTGGCTACGGCCTGGCCGTGCTGCCGGTGTGGCGCTTCGGGCAGGATACGACGGTGCGCAAATCGAATGCGCGGCTGCTGGCCTGGCGCACCCAGAACAACCAGAGCCTAGTGCAGCTCAACCACAACGTCTTCACGGCCGGGGAACGGTTTCTGGTGGCGGGCGAGCTGAGCTACTACTATAAGTTTCCCATCAACTACTACGGCTTCGGGCCCAACACCAGCCGCGCCGACAAGTCGGTTATCGAATACAAGGTGTTGGTTTACAACCAGCGGGTGCTGCGGCAGGTGCGCCGCAACCTGTTTGCCGGCCTGCAATACCGCCTGACCAACCTGCGCGACGTGCACGTAAACCAGGATATTGCCGAGGGCACGCCCACCGAGCGGCCCAGCCTGCTGCTGCAACGGCCCGAGCGGGAGTACCGGCAAAACAGCCTGGTGTCGGGCCTGGGGCCCACGCTGCTCTACGACGGGCGCGACAATATCCTAAGCACCTTCCGGGGCAACTACCTGGAACTGTCGGCCTTGTTCAACGGGGCCGCGCTGGGCAGCGACTACCGCTTCAGCCGCTTCCTGCTCGACGCCCGCCACTTTCAGCCCCTGAGCAAAACCAGCAAAACGATTCTGGCCACCCAGCTGCTGGGGCAGTTTCAGAGCGGGCCCGTCCCGTTTCGGGAGCTGGCCAACCTGGGCGGCGACAAAGTCCTGCGCGGCTACTACGACGGGCGCTACCGCGACCGGCAGCTGCTGGCCGTGCAGGCCGAGCTGCGCCGGCCTCTGTTCTGGCGCTTCAACGGGGTGGTGTTCGGCAGCCTGGGCCAGGTGGGCAACACGGTGGCCGAGCTAACTCAAAACGAGCTGAAAGCCACCGGTGGGGCCGGCCTGCGCTTCAAGTACAACCGCCGCGACCGGCTCAACATCCGCTTCGACTACGGCTTCGGCCGCGACGGGTCGTCGGGGTTCTACTTCAGCATCGGCGAAGCTTTTTAG
- a CDS encoding sensor histidine kinase → MASFPIRRYLTPLIHVLVWGLFALSLVLLNPLLGRISVPPQFWVKQAFVFALWVGAFYLTAYVSVPRLLFRGHAGWFVVIILLTAAVVMLLSQGMESWLNLQQLMDQHLHAPGSGFRGGGPGRGRSRRFDMMGLLTTLLVLGISTSVAAVQKWQADAQRRQELEQQKVNSELSFLKAQINPHFFFNTLNNIYALTVIDTGAAQQAIHTLSRMMRYVLYDTTAETTLLSKELAFVQDYVALMKLRLTERVRVELTWPEPVRDVPVAPMLLLPYVENAFKHGVSATQPSRIVVAVRQPSAQVLELEVRNTQFPASATSLDEGSGIGLANTRRRLELLYPGRYSLNVDEAAPEGEFRVHLTLHIV, encoded by the coding sequence ATGGCCTCTTTCCCGATTCGGCGCTACCTGACGCCGCTGATTCACGTGCTGGTGTGGGGCCTGTTTGCCCTGAGCCTGGTGCTGCTCAACCCGCTGCTGGGGCGCATTTCCGTGCCGCCGCAGTTCTGGGTCAAGCAGGCCTTCGTGTTTGCCCTGTGGGTGGGTGCGTTCTACCTGACGGCCTACGTGAGCGTGCCCCGCCTGCTGTTTCGCGGGCACGCGGGCTGGTTTGTGGTCATCATTCTGCTGACGGCCGCCGTGGTTATGCTGCTTTCGCAGGGGATGGAGTCGTGGCTGAATCTGCAGCAGCTGATGGACCAGCACCTGCACGCGCCTGGCAGTGGCTTCCGGGGCGGCGGGCCGGGCCGGGGCCGCTCCCGCCGCTTCGACATGATGGGCCTGCTGACCACGCTGCTGGTGCTGGGCATCAGCACCAGCGTTGCCGCCGTGCAGAAGTGGCAGGCCGACGCCCAGCGCCGCCAGGAACTGGAGCAGCAGAAAGTCAACTCGGAGCTGTCCTTTCTCAAGGCCCAGATCAATCCGCACTTCTTTTTCAACACGCTCAACAACATCTACGCCCTGACGGTAATCGACACGGGCGCGGCCCAGCAGGCCATTCACACCCTCTCGCGCATGATGCGCTACGTGCTCTACGACACCACCGCCGAAACCACGCTGCTGAGCAAGGAGCTGGCCTTCGTGCAGGACTACGTGGCCCTGATGAAGCTGCGCCTCACCGAGCGGGTGCGGGTGGAGCTGACCTGGCCCGAGCCCGTGCGCGACGTGCCCGTGGCGCCCATGCTCTTGCTGCCCTACGTCGAAAATGCCTTTAAGCACGGCGTGAGTGCCACCCAGCCCAGCCGCATTGTGGTGGCCGTGCGCCAGCCCTCGGCCCAGGTGCTGGAGCTGGAAGTGCGAAACACCCAATTCCCGGCCTCCGCCACCAGCCTCGACGAAGGCAGCGGCATCGGGCTGGCCAACACCCGCCGCCGCCTCGAGTTGCTCTACCCCGGCCGCTACTCACTCAACGTGGATGAGGCCGCGCCCGAAGGCGAGTTTCGGGTACATTTAACCCTGCATATCGTATGA